The following coding sequences are from one Epilithonimonas vandammei window:
- a CDS encoding NAD kinase, translating into MKAAIYSQKKDLDTFLYLNRFISELALREVAVVLHSEMAENLNFSKEFDTFSGKEELKSKNVTIVFSFGGDGTILNALTFIQDLEIPIIGVNTGRLGFLANFRKDQIFDELDSIILDKNYNISERSVIKITTDDNSQIDFPFALNDVSLSRKETTSMITVESYINEEFLNVFWGDGLIVSTPTGSTAYSLSCGGPIISPSNDNFVITPIAPHNLNVRPLIVKDDSKIKLTVKSRVPQYTLALDSRLYHVEVGNEILIEKAEFSLFLIKPKNFSFYETIRQKLLWGNDKRN; encoded by the coding sequence ATGAAGGCAGCTATCTATTCTCAAAAAAAAGACCTCGATACGTTTTTGTATCTCAACCGATTCATCTCCGAATTGGCGCTGCGAGAAGTAGCAGTTGTTCTCCACTCAGAAATGGCGGAGAATCTGAATTTTTCCAAAGAATTTGATACATTTTCCGGAAAAGAAGAACTTAAAAGTAAAAATGTGACCATCGTCTTCAGTTTCGGAGGTGATGGAACGATTCTGAATGCGCTGACCTTTATTCAAGACCTTGAGATTCCGATTATTGGTGTCAATACAGGACGACTAGGATTCTTAGCGAATTTCCGAAAAGACCAGATTTTTGATGAATTAGATTCGATTATTCTTGATAAAAACTATAATATCAGCGAACGTTCCGTCATAAAAATTACAACAGACGATAATTCTCAAATTGATTTTCCTTTTGCCTTAAATGATGTCAGCCTTTCCAGAAAAGAAACAACCTCGATGATTACTGTGGAATCTTACATCAATGAAGAATTCCTAAATGTTTTTTGGGGCGATGGATTGATTGTTTCCACACCTACTGGTTCAACTGCTTATTCATTAAGTTGTGGCGGACCGATTATTTCTCCTTCCAATGATAATTTCGTCATTACACCCATTGCGCCTCATAATCTGAATGTCCGTCCACTCATCGTAAAGGATGATTCGAAGATAAAACTAACGGTCAAAAGCCGTGTTCCACAATATACTTTGGCTTTGGATTCAAGACTTTATCACGTAGAGGTCGGCAACGAAATATTGATTGAGAAAGCCGAATTTTCCTTGTTTCTCATCAAACCAAAAAATTTCAGTTTCTACGAAACGATTCGTCAGAAATTGCTTTGGGGGAATGATAAGCGTAATTAA